A region from the Pelobates fuscus isolate aPelFus1 chromosome 3, aPelFus1.pri, whole genome shotgun sequence genome encodes:
- the CHRM2 gene encoding muscarinic acetylcholine receptor M2: MNNSSLTNISSANKTMMGSPYKTVEVVFIVIVAGSLSLVTIIGNILVMVSIKVNRHLQTVNNYFLFSLACADLIIGVFSMNLYTLYTVIGYWPIGPVVCDLWLALDYVVSNASVMNLLIISFDRYFCVTKPLTYPVRRTTKMAGMMIAAAWVLSFILWAPAILFWQFIVGGRTVPDGECYIQFFSNAAVTFGTAIAAFYLPVIIMTVLYWQISRASKSRIKKGKKEPAPNQDPISPSNVQGKIVKPNNNNLSAVEDGLEHSKIQNGKPSTNSVIESCIPTEAEEKEISNDSTSVSVVTKDDGASKEGPQASGSQSQAKTESSKLTCIRIVTKSPKGDCGSNSGTTVEIVPGANGRNGEDKQTKVAKKIVKMTKQPAKKKLPPSREKKVTRTILAILLAFIITWTPYNVMVLINTFCDVCVPNTVWTIGYWLCYINSTINPACYALCNTTFKKTFKHLLMCQYKNIGSAR; the protein is encoded by the coding sequence ATGAATAACTCAAGCCTAACCAACATTTCGTCAGCAAATAAGACGATGATGGGGAGTCCATATAAAACAGTGGAAGTGGTCTTCATTGTCATTGTGGCTGGATCTCTCAGCCTGGTGACCATCATCGGAAACATTCTAGTAATGGTCTCCATCAAGGTTAATAGACACCTACAGACAGTCAACAATTATTTTCTATTCAGCTTGGCTTGTGCTGATCTGATTATCGGAGTCTTCTCCATGAACTTATACACTCTGTACACTGTAATTGGTTACTGGCCAATAGGTCCAGTGGTTTGCGATCTGTGGCTAGCTCTGGATTACGTTGTTAGCAATGCCTCAGTCATGAATCTCCTAATAATAAGCTTTGATAGATACTTCTGCGTCACTAAACCACTGACCTACCCAGTGAGGCGAACCACTAAAATGGCTGGCATGATGATTGCTGCTGCCTGGGTGCTGTCTTTCATCCTTTGGGCTCCTGCTATCCTCTTTTGGCAATTCATTGTTGGCGGAAGAACTGTTCCAGATGGTGAATGCTATATCCAGTTTTTCTCAAATGCAGCAGTCACTTTTGGTACAGCAATTGCAGCTTTCTACCTACCAGTGATTATAATGACGGTCTTGTACTGGCAGATATCTCGGGCCAGCAAAAGTAGgataaaaaaaggcaaaaaagaacCAGCACCAAACCAAGATCCCATTTCACCAAGCAACGTCCAAGGAAAAATAGTGAAACCCAACAATAACAATCTGTCGGCTGTTGAAGATGGTCTAGAGCACAGCAAAATTCAAAATGGAAAGCCTTCAACTAATTCTGTGATAGAAAGCTGCATTCCAACAGAAGCAGAAGAAAAGGAAATCTCAAATGACTCCACATCTGTGAGTGTTGTCACAAAAGATGATGGAGCATCTAAAGAAGGTCCACAGGCATCTGGATCTCAATCTCAGGCAAAAACGGAAAGTTCTAAGCTTACTTGCATCCGAATAGTTACAAAATCTCCAAAAGGTGACTGTGGGAGCAATAGTGGAACTACAGTAGAGATTGTCCCAGGCGCCAATGGTCGAAATGGTGAAGATAAACAAACCAAGGTGGCCAAAAAGATTGTAAAGATGACCAAACAGCCAGCTAAAAAGAAACTCCCCCCTTCTAGAGAAAAGAAGGTTACAAGGACTATTTTGGCCATACTGTTAGCATTCATTATTACCTGGACACCATACAATGTCATGGTTTTAATCAATACTTTCTGCGATGTGTGCGTGCCCAATACAGTATGGACAATAGGATACTGGCTCTGCTATATTAACAGTACCATCAACCCAGCCTGCTATGCCCTGTGCAATACAACTTTTAAGAAAACCTTTAAACACCTTCTAATGTGCCAATACAAAAACATAGGCTCGGCACGGTAA